A single region of the Eleginops maclovinus isolate JMC-PN-2008 ecotype Puerto Natales chromosome 16, JC_Emac_rtc_rv5, whole genome shotgun sequence genome encodes:
- the LOC134877857 gene encoding E3 SUMO-protein ligase ZBED1-like, with the protein MDTAGMKPPGLLQGKFIFKKLPDGNLDKNKVVCTLCNAELVYCRSSSSLKYHLNAKHPSANAEDAGPSTDVARGKTRRQTTMFECNRGKPVSTALSAKLTSLLAQWIATSCRPISVVEDDGLELVLQAATGDPSYKLPARRTIMRRIHDQHAEEKATKVEKMVEARSVALTGDHWTSVNNDNYLGVTVHLIDASWELHSFALGVMKTEERHFAEACARQFLDVANQWGITDKISTIGTDSAPNMVAAGRILPFEHLPCVAHVVQRAIVMSLREGGFDGALAKCRKVVGHFKHSPANSDELNVQQSSLGQVKESLVQDVPTRWNSTLEMIKRVRRNRDALHTTLSLQKHNLALPTNADYEKLAKLEKLLEPCRYINELLGGDKYVSCSVVLPALCHLQHAMNISDDDPAYIVRFKAAFIKDLNQRRKKINLEWLKVATALDPRFKDLKCLPRAEREPVWAKLSALMKGEEPAVQPLREENPEPPKKKTALLLMGSDSESDEETPEDSTVERYKVEPSASLDQCPLKWWSEHTAVYGKMAQIARKYLGTPATTVPCERLFSLAGHIVQKRRACLSPENVNKLVCLSDWWKKEK; encoded by the exons ATGGATACAGCAGGTATGAAGCCGCCGGGTTTGCTTCAGGggaaatttatttttaagaagctTCCCGATGGAAACCTCGACAAAAATAAGGTTGTTTGCACCTTGTGCAATGCGGAATTAGTTTACTGCAGGAGTTCATCCAGTCTCAAGTACCACCTAAACGCAAAGCATCCCTCAGCTAATGCGGAAGATGCCGGGCCAAGCACTGATGTAGCGCGGGGGAAGACTCGTCGTCAAACAACTATGTTTGAGTGCAACCGAGGCAAGCCCGTCAGCACAGCTCTATCAGCCAAGCTAACTAGTCTCCTCGCTCAGTGGATTGCCACCAGCTGCAGGCCGATTAGCGTGGTTGAAGATGACGGGCTCGAGCTTGTTCTCCAGGCGGCCACAGGTGACCCATCTTACAAACTACCTGCGAGGCGAACTATCATGAGGAGAATACATGACCAGCACGCAGAAGAGAAAGCTACGAAAGTTGAGAAGATGGTAGAGGCGAGGTCTGTAGCACTGACTGGGGACCATTGGACGTCCGTTAACAACGACAACTACCTCGGCGTTACAGTACACCTCATCGATGCTAGCTGGGAACTTCACTCCTTCGCTTTAG GTgtgatgaaaacagaggagcGTCACTTTGCAGAAGCGTGTGCAAGGCAGTTCCTCGACGTCGCTAATCAGTGGGGGATAACTGACAAAATAAGCACTATTGGAACAGATAGCGCTCCTAATATGGTGGCAGCAGGGAGGATACTGCCATTCGAGCACTTGCCCTGTGTTGCGCATGTTGTACAGAGAGCTATTGTAATGTCACTTCGGGAAGGTGGTTTTGATGGTGCACTGGCCAAGTGCCGTAAAGTGGtcggacatttcaaacacagtccgGCCAACTCAGACGAGCTAAATGTCCAACAATCCTCCCTTGGACAAGTTAAGGAGTCACTCGTGCAAGATGTTCCAACGCGTTGGAATTCCACTCTCGAGATGATAAAGCGCGTGAGGCGCAACAGAGACGCACTGCACACAACGCTGTCTCTGCAGAAGCACAACCTGGCCCTCCCAACAAATGCGGATTATGAGAAGTTGGCAAAGCTAGAGAAACTGCTGGAGCCATGCAG gtACATCAATGAGCTCCTTGGTGGAGATAAGTATGTATCCTGCTCTGTGGTTCTACCTGCCCTGTGCCACCTCCAGCACGCGATGAACATCTCAGATGATGATCCTGCCTATATTGTGCGATTCAAGGCTGCCTTCATCAAGGACCTCAACCAGCGGAGGAAGAAAATAAACCTGGAATGGCTTAAG gTGGCGACTGCTCTAGATCCACGATTTAAGGACCTCAAGTGCTtgcccagagcagagagggagccaGTGTGGGCAAAGCTAAGTGCGTTGATGAAGGGAGAAGAACCTGCTGTGCAGCCACTCAGGGAGGAGAACCCTGAGCCACCCAAGAAGAAAACAGCCCTGCTACTGATGGGATCCGACTCAGAATCAGATGAGGAGACACCAGAAGACAGTACAGTGGAGAGGTACAAGGTAGAGCCCAGTGCCAGTCTAGATCAGTGTCCACTGAAATGGTGGTCGGAGCACACTGCTGTCTATGGTAAGATGGCCCAAATTGCCCGTAAATACTTGGGGACCCCTGCCACAACTGTCCCATGCGAGAGACTTTTTTCTTTAGCAGGCCATATTGTGCAGAAGAGGAGAGCTTGTTTGTCaccagaaaatgtgaacaaactGGTCTGCCTGAGTGACTGGTGGAAGAAGGAGAAATAG